A portion of the Phycisphaerales bacterium AB-hyl4 genome contains these proteins:
- the nadB gene encoding L-aspartate oxidase: MHGFHERRYLIPFRATLLPQIFTDVLVIGTGVAGMRAALSAAGEPSDGKPADDGPEVIIVGKGPLQKSSTYWAQGGIAAVLDADDSIDEHVSDTLVAGAGLCDAAVVRSVVEAGPRCVNELIDWGMPFDRSDDALAFGREGGHSRFRVLHSDGDATGKALALTLAAQTRAQPRIRHFEECFVLDLITTESHDGGAGPTQCLGVITHHPRYGLQVIWAQATILASGGCGQVFRESTNPGVATGDGLAMASRAGAELMDLPFMQFHPTTLYVAGASRSLITEAVRGEGAHLIDRHGQRFMFDYDERGELAPRDIVSRAILQQMGKTGHTHVYLDVRHLGRERFGQRFPGIAKLLEKFDIDPGTTPVPVHPSAHYMIGGVRTDAVGRTSIPGLYAAGEVACTGLHGANRLASNSLLEGLVFGALAGRDARAQLVGNGRSPHKIVADIRPSDRSELDLADVRSSLRSVMWRHVGIEREGERLAEVSEMFEFWARYTMDKIFDDRAGWEVQNMLTVGALMTRAARWREESRGTHFRVDHPEPKEAFRVHDVWLRGRDEPTTRPVAEPTEAE; this comes from the coding sequence ATGCACGGCTTTCACGAACGACGTTATCTGATTCCCTTCCGCGCGACGCTGCTGCCGCAGATCTTTACCGATGTGCTGGTCATCGGCACGGGGGTGGCGGGCATGCGGGCGGCGCTGTCGGCTGCGGGCGAGCCGAGCGACGGCAAGCCGGCGGACGACGGGCCGGAGGTGATCATCGTCGGCAAGGGGCCGTTGCAGAAATCGAGCACATACTGGGCGCAGGGCGGCATCGCGGCGGTGCTCGACGCGGATGACAGCATTGATGAGCACGTCAGCGATACGCTCGTGGCGGGCGCGGGGCTTTGCGACGCCGCGGTCGTGCGGTCGGTCGTTGAGGCCGGGCCAAGGTGTGTCAACGAACTGATCGATTGGGGCATGCCGTTCGATCGGTCGGATGATGCGCTGGCGTTCGGGCGGGAAGGCGGGCATAGTCGATTTCGTGTGCTGCACAGCGACGGCGACGCGACGGGCAAGGCGCTGGCGTTGACGCTGGCGGCGCAGACGCGTGCCCAGCCGCGCATCCGCCACTTTGAAGAGTGTTTCGTGCTCGATCTGATTACCACGGAATCGCACGACGGCGGTGCGGGGCCGACGCAATGCCTGGGCGTGATCACGCATCACCCGCGCTACGGCTTGCAGGTGATCTGGGCGCAGGCGACCATCCTCGCCAGCGGCGGTTGCGGGCAGGTGTTTCGCGAGTCGACCAACCCCGGTGTCGCGACGGGCGACGGCCTGGCGATGGCCAGCCGAGCCGGGGCCGAGTTGATGGACCTGCCGTTCATGCAGTTTCACCCGACGACGCTCTACGTCGCGGGCGCGAGCCGATCGCTGATCACCGAAGCGGTACGCGGCGAGGGGGCGCACCTGATCGACCGCCACGGCCAGCGGTTCATGTTCGACTACGACGAGCGCGGCGAACTGGCGCCGCGCGACATTGTCTCCCGCGCAATCCTCCAGCAGATGGGCAAGACCGGGCATACGCATGTCTACCTCGACGTCCGCCACCTCGGTCGCGAGCGTTTCGGCCAGCGTTTTCCCGGCATCGCGAAGCTGTTGGAGAAGTTTGATATTGATCCCGGTACGACGCCCGTGCCGGTGCATCCGTCGGCGCACTACATGATCGGCGGCGTGCGGACGGACGCGGTCGGCAGAACGTCGATCCCCGGCCTGTACGCGGCGGGCGAGGTGGCGTGCACCGGATTGCATGGGGCGAATCGGCTGGCGTCCAACAGCCTGCTGGAGGGGCTGGTGTTCGGGGCGCTGGCGGGGCGGGATGCACGGGCGCAACTGGTGGGGAATGGTCGATCGCCGCACAAGATTGTGGCGGACATTCGGCCGTCGGATCGCAGCGAGCTGGACCTCGCGGACGTGCGGTCGAGCCTGCGGAGCGTGATGTGGCGGCACGTGGGCATCGAGCGTGAGGGCGAACGGCTGGCGGAGGTGTCGGAGATGTTCGAGTTCTGGGCCCGCTACACGATGGACAAGATTTTCGACGACCGGGCCGGCTGGGAAGTGCAGAACATGCTCACCGTTGGCGCGTTGATGACCCGTGCGGCCCGCTGGCGTGAGGAAAGCCGGGGTACGCATTTTCGGGTGGACCATCCCGAGCCGAAGGAGGCGTTCCGTGTGCACGACGTCTGGCTGCGGGGCCGTGACGAGCCGACCACGCGCCCGGTGGCCGAGCCGACTGAGGCGGAGTGA
- the atpC gene encoding ATP synthase F1 subunit epsilon, with protein sequence MADRFHCTLVTPEEQLFDEAVSHVSVPAWDGQIGLLARRAPMLVKLGYGPLQLDLADGKSKTYFVGGGFAQMKGDQLVILTDEAMPVEDVDAKEAKAALNEALALRAIGEESAARRDRDLARARGMMAVATGS encoded by the coding sequence GTGGCTGATCGATTCCATTGCACGCTGGTGACCCCGGAAGAGCAGCTTTTTGACGAAGCGGTTTCACACGTGAGCGTGCCGGCGTGGGACGGGCAGATCGGCCTGCTGGCCCGCCGGGCGCCGATGTTGGTGAAGCTCGGCTACGGGCCGTTGCAACTGGACCTGGCGGATGGCAAGTCGAAGACCTACTTCGTCGGCGGCGGGTTTGCGCAGATGAAAGGCGATCAACTGGTGATCCTCACCGACGAGGCGATGCCGGTCGAGGACGTGGACGCGAAAGAAGCCAAGGCCGCGCTGAACGAGGCGCTGGCACTGCGGGCCATCGGCGAAGAGTCGGCGGCGCGACGCGACCGCGACCTGGCCCGGGCACGTGGGATGATGGCAGTGGCGACTGGGAGCTGA
- a CDS encoding peptidoglycan D,D-transpeptidase FtsI family protein produces MRRLLRNYIPSMFHRRLLLLVVVAVAVVITLTVQTARLTVGEEHQRARAAVQSALEQTQFIPTVRGRVLDRYGRVLAEDESAYDVAVSYTVIVGDWPYHAGLRAARQANRRQWAEMGPSEREALGREYQRQFEEQVDMLWQTLAGLSDVDRAELEERKDGIRRRVQREASYLWARWHEQKRAELGEDVPFSEAVQPIRAQRQAHPLLFDVSPHVRGVVESFMAEAGRDPALQVWGQVEVRRPNHRRYPMESITVEYDRSTLPQDLAEETTVQMTVEGVGVHLLGAMRPAWREDFARRPMFNTDAYGRRQMDLGGYRDGDRMGSFGIERSMEDILRGLRGRATRRRDTGHEQRIEPEPGRDVRMTIDIQLQARVQGLLSPEYGLLRVHEWHGVEDVDRVEGQPRIGDPLNATAVVLEVHSGEVLAAVGTPGFTRDQLLNDPQSVWNDGVEYRWVNRPIARPYMPGSTLKTMILAAAYTEGLITPQQTIDCEFGPGQNNRFLRCWVHSFGRGHGPMNGAQSLQHSCNVYFYRMGDRLGTQGTYDWLSRFGVGQRTGAGIVEEVTGSLRSAEDMRYSDHVFLGIGQGPVAWTVLQSAAAYAALGRDGEYIRPTFIADPSDARPDQRPVSLGIARPYLRSILDGLERAASERGGTVYLLPDNERIFNVEGVRILAKSGTAQTQPSRLEDPDGNISHRRGNHAWTIALVQPEGDTYPTHVVSVVVEHGGSGGRVAGPVVNQIVHALRTEGYF; encoded by the coding sequence ATGCGTCGGCTATTGCGCAACTACATCCCGAGCATGTTTCACCGTCGGCTGCTGCTGTTGGTGGTGGTGGCGGTGGCGGTTGTCATCACGCTGACGGTGCAGACGGCGCGGCTGACGGTGGGCGAGGAGCACCAGCGGGCACGGGCGGCGGTGCAGTCGGCGCTGGAGCAGACGCAGTTCATCCCCACCGTGCGAGGGCGGGTGCTGGACCGTTACGGTCGTGTGCTGGCGGAGGACGAGTCGGCCTATGACGTGGCGGTGAGCTATACGGTGATCGTCGGCGACTGGCCTTACCATGCGGGCCTGCGGGCGGCGCGGCAGGCGAACCGTCGCCAGTGGGCTGAAATGGGGCCCTCGGAGCGTGAAGCGCTCGGCCGGGAGTATCAGCGGCAGTTTGAAGAGCAGGTGGACATGCTCTGGCAGACGCTGGCGGGGCTGTCGGATGTCGATCGCGCGGAGTTGGAAGAGCGCAAGGACGGCATCCGCCGACGTGTGCAGCGCGAGGCGAGCTATCTCTGGGCCCGCTGGCATGAGCAGAAGCGTGCGGAACTGGGCGAGGACGTGCCGTTCAGCGAGGCGGTGCAGCCGATCCGGGCGCAGCGCCAGGCGCATCCGCTGTTGTTCGATGTCTCGCCACATGTGCGTGGCGTGGTGGAAAGTTTCATGGCCGAGGCGGGGCGCGACCCGGCTTTGCAGGTGTGGGGGCAGGTTGAGGTGCGTCGGCCGAACCATCGGCGGTATCCGATGGAAAGCATCACGGTGGAATATGACCGCTCGACGCTGCCGCAGGATCTTGCAGAAGAGACGACGGTGCAGATGACGGTCGAGGGCGTGGGCGTGCACCTGCTCGGGGCGATGCGCCCGGCGTGGCGGGAAGACTTCGCCCGGCGGCCGATGTTCAACACCGACGCGTACGGCCGACGGCAGATGGACCTCGGCGGCTATCGCGACGGCGACCGCATGGGCTCGTTCGGCATCGAGCGTTCGATGGAGGACATCTTGCGCGGCCTGCGAGGGCGAGCGACGCGTCGGCGCGACACGGGGCATGAGCAGCGCATCGAGCCCGAGCCCGGCCGTGATGTTCGCATGACGATCGACATTCAATTGCAGGCCCGCGTGCAGGGATTGCTCTCGCCGGAGTACGGCCTGCTGCGCGTGCACGAATGGCACGGCGTGGAAGACGTGGATCGCGTTGAAGGTCAGCCGCGCATCGGCGACCCGCTCAATGCCACTGCCGTCGTGCTGGAGGTGCACAGCGGCGAGGTGCTTGCGGCGGTGGGCACGCCGGGCTTTACGCGAGACCAGCTACTCAATGACCCGCAAAGCGTGTGGAACGATGGCGTGGAATATCGGTGGGTCAATCGTCCGATTGCCCGCCCGTACATGCCTGGTTCGACGCTGAAGACCATGATCCTTGCGGCGGCGTACACCGAGGGGTTGATCACGCCGCAGCAGACAATCGACTGCGAGTTCGGCCCGGGTCAGAACAATCGCTTTCTCCGCTGCTGGGTGCATAGCTTCGGTCGTGGGCACGGCCCGATGAACGGGGCACAATCGTTGCAGCACAGTTGCAACGTCTACTTTTATCGCATGGGCGACCGCCTCGGCACGCAGGGCACGTACGACTGGCTGTCGCGGTTCGGCGTCGGTCAGCGGACTGGCGCGGGCATTGTGGAAGAGGTGACAGGCAGCCTGCGATCGGCGGAGGACATGCGATATTCCGACCATGTGTTTCTCGGCATCGGACAGGGGCCGGTGGCGTGGACGGTGCTGCAGTCGGCGGCGGCTTATGCGGCGCTCGGGCGTGACGGCGAGTACATTCGGCCGACGTTTATCGCCGACCCGTCTGATGCGCGGCCCGACCAGCGGCCTGTCAGTTTGGGCATCGCTCGGCCGTACTTGCGTTCGATCCTCGACGGCCTGGAGCGTGCCGCTAGTGAACGCGGGGGCACGGTCTACCTGCTGCCCGACAACGAGCGCATTTTCAATGTCGAGGGCGTTCGCATTCTCGCCAAGTCCGGCACGGCCCAGACGCAGCCCAGCCGACTGGAAGACCCGGATGGCAACATCAGCCATCGACGTGGCAATCATGCGTGGACGATTGCGCTTGTGCAGCCGGAGGGGGACACGTATCCGACGCATGTGGTGTCGGTGGTGGTCGAGCACGGCGGCAGCGGCGGCCGCGTAGCCGGGCCGGTGGTGAACCAGATAGTGCATGCACTGCGGACGGAGGGGTATTTTTAG
- a CDS encoding FtsW/RodA/SpoVE family cell cycle protein: MDWVLEQLRLMLRPHAGWYGFIAALGLTLFGVLAIDTVQPHYAVSQAQRWLPIALLAMAVCMIPRPRFIGEHSYILAAIAIVFMLVLIVPGLPRSIVPVINGARRWIDFQFLLFQPSELAKIAFVLALAWYLRYRNNYRTFRGLLIPFVITMMPVALLLKQPDLGTAMVFVPTLCVMMVAAGAKLRHLSSLIAIGLVLVGVNVAIVAFDAPQSMRLLKPHQEARIAAMLWPERHRDREGYQQQVAITIVGSGGVRGVGGEQSATLLRFNHLPENHNDMIFAIIVNRWGLIGGVAVMGLYIVLVSSFFLVAARSKDPFARLVCVGFGGMMFIQAAINIGVTVGLLPITGITLPFVSYGGSSLVAAFVMVGLMLNFASRRPQIMARPSFEFDRAEAAAE, encoded by the coding sequence ATGGATTGGGTCCTTGAACAACTTCGGCTGATGCTTCGCCCGCATGCCGGGTGGTACGGGTTTATCGCTGCGCTGGGGTTGACCTTATTCGGCGTGCTGGCGATCGACACGGTACAGCCGCACTATGCGGTGTCGCAGGCGCAGCGCTGGCTGCCGATCGCGCTACTGGCGATGGCGGTTTGTATGATCCCTCGGCCGCGGTTTATCGGGGAGCATTCTTACATCCTCGCGGCGATTGCGATTGTGTTCATGCTTGTGCTGATCGTGCCCGGCCTGCCCCGGTCGATCGTGCCGGTGATCAACGGGGCTCGGCGGTGGATCGACTTTCAGTTTTTGTTGTTTCAGCCGTCGGAACTGGCGAAGATCGCGTTCGTGCTGGCGTTGGCGTGGTACCTGCGGTATCGAAACAACTATCGCACGTTTCGTGGTCTGCTGATTCCGTTCGTGATTACGATGATGCCGGTGGCGCTGTTGCTGAAGCAGCCGGACCTTGGCACGGCGATGGTGTTCGTGCCGACGCTGTGCGTGATGATGGTGGCGGCGGGGGCGAAGTTGCGGCATCTTTCGTCGTTGATCGCCATCGGCCTGGTGCTGGTAGGAGTGAACGTGGCGATTGTGGCGTTCGATGCGCCGCAGTCGATGCGGTTGCTCAAGCCGCACCAGGAAGCACGCATCGCCGCGATGCTCTGGCCGGAGCGGCATCGCGACCGCGAGGGGTATCAGCAGCAGGTGGCGATCACGATCGTCGGCTCGGGCGGCGTGCGCGGCGTGGGGGGCGAACAGTCGGCCACGCTGCTGCGGTTCAACCATCTGCCGGAGAACCACAACGACATGATCTTCGCGATCATCGTCAACCGTTGGGGGCTGATCGGCGGCGTGGCAGTGATGGGGCTTTATATCGTACTGGTCAGTTCGTTCTTCCTTGTTGCGGCGCGTTCGAAGGACCCGTTTGCGCGCCTGGTCTGCGTGGGGTTCGGGGGGATGATGTTCATCCAGGCGGCGATCAATATCGGCGTGACGGTGGGGTTGCTGCCGATCACGGGGATCACGCTGCCGTTCGTTTCGTATGGCGGATC